In Streptomyces sp. DG2A-72, one genomic interval encodes:
- a CDS encoding DUF3500 domain-containing protein, with protein sequence MALATCIGLGVAGCGSEDSSSTSSEASSSQSSSTTSSTGAGKANTAEVVAAANAFLKTLSDDEKDTALYDFDDEAKAKGWSNFPISLAARNGIEFADLDDDQKAAALKVMEAALSEQGYKELEDIRIADEYLSEVGSSGSGGGPGGGDDYGADKYYLALFGEPSETEQFTVQFNGHHAGYNITYYKDDVSLSPTLTAIEPSKFETDGTSYAPLQDKRDTTIAAIGSLSDSELEKAEIDGSFDDLLLGPGNDGPFPDPEGVVVGDLSKKQQDKVTAMIRTWVDDLDEEAAEALIAKYVSEYDETYLGWSGATTIDNKETYVRVDGPSVWIEFSNQGGIVVDGVHQHTIFRDQTADYGWS encoded by the coding sequence ATGGCCCTCGCCACCTGCATCGGCCTCGGCGTCGCCGGCTGCGGCTCCGAGGACTCCTCGTCCACGTCGTCCGAGGCATCTTCGAGCCAGAGTTCCTCCACGACGTCGAGCACGGGCGCCGGGAAGGCGAACACCGCCGAGGTCGTTGCCGCCGCCAACGCGTTCCTCAAGACGCTCTCCGACGACGAGAAGGACACCGCCCTCTACGACTTCGACGACGAGGCCAAGGCCAAGGGCTGGTCGAACTTCCCGATCTCGCTCGCCGCGCGCAACGGCATCGAGTTCGCCGACCTCGACGACGACCAGAAGGCCGCGGCGCTGAAGGTCATGGAGGCCGCCCTCAGCGAGCAGGGTTACAAGGAGCTGGAGGATATCCGCATAGCGGACGAGTACCTCAGCGAAGTGGGGTCCTCGGGCAGCGGGGGCGGCCCCGGCGGGGGCGACGACTACGGCGCGGACAAGTACTACCTGGCCCTCTTCGGGGAGCCCAGCGAGACCGAGCAGTTCACGGTCCAGTTCAACGGCCACCACGCGGGGTACAACATCACCTACTACAAGGACGACGTCAGCCTCTCGCCCACGCTGACCGCCATCGAGCCGTCGAAGTTCGAGACGGACGGCACGTCGTACGCCCCGCTCCAGGACAAGCGGGACACCACCATCGCGGCCATCGGATCGCTCAGCGACAGCGAACTGGAGAAGGCCGAGATCGACGGCAGCTTCGACGACCTGCTGCTCGGCCCCGGCAACGACGGCCCCTTCCCCGACCCCGAAGGCGTCGTGGTCGGCGACCTCAGCAAGAAGCAGCAGGACAAGGTCACCGCGATGATCCGCACGTGGGTCGACGACCTGGACGAGGAGGCCGCCGAGGCGCTCATCGCCAAGTACGTCTCCGAGTACGACGAGACGTATCTGGGCTGGAGCGGCGCGACGACCATCGACAACAAGGAGACGTACGTACGGGTCGACGGCCCGTCGGTCTGGATCGAGTTCTCCAACCAGGGCGGCATCGTGGTCGACGGAGTGCACCAGCACACGATCTTCCGCGACCAGACCGCCGACTACGGATGGAGCTGA
- a CDS encoding glycoside hydrolase family 43 protein, translated as MSENPHLSRRALLGMTAAVPLALTLGTGTAHAADSAYAMVYFTESTNLGDGTDYGLHLAVSPDGLNWTPLNQNNPLVTPTAGALGLRDPFLMRKQDGTFVVLATDLKGTDWSYNSQYIHVWDSADLRTFTGYRRLKLHDMTTHSWAPEAFWDAGRGQYAVIYSSVNDSGHNVIMVNYTSDFVTASDPQVFFDPGYDVIDGDMAVGVNGYNYLYFKKNQTLVSARSTSLDPGSFTEYSAGVAHGGTEAPTLVKSLTSGNWWLWGDTYTPNGVFYAWQSSSLASGTWTALDQKTYTQPVNSKHCGITTITTTEYDNLLAKWGSPAWNRLKSYNYPARYIRHSNYVGRIDVYPIEPYKDSLWTLVPGLADSSGVSFRSVNYPTRYLRHYNYALQLDANDGTSTFAADATFYRTAGLADASWASFRSYNNPTSYIRHSDYVLRIDPISTTTDRQDATFRVGY; from the coding sequence ATGAGCGAAAACCCCCATCTGTCCCGTCGCGCTCTCCTCGGCATGACCGCCGCCGTCCCCCTCGCCCTGACGCTCGGCACGGGCACCGCCCACGCCGCCGACTCGGCGTACGCGATGGTCTACTTCACCGAGTCGACCAACCTCGGCGACGGCACCGACTACGGCCTGCACCTGGCCGTCAGCCCCGACGGACTGAACTGGACGCCGCTCAACCAGAACAACCCCCTGGTCACCCCCACCGCCGGCGCACTGGGCCTGCGCGACCCGTTCCTCATGCGCAAGCAGGACGGCACCTTCGTGGTGCTCGCCACCGACCTCAAGGGCACCGACTGGAGCTACAACAGCCAGTACATCCACGTCTGGGACTCCGCCGACCTGCGCACCTTCACCGGCTACCGGCGCCTGAAGCTGCACGACATGACGACCCACAGCTGGGCACCGGAGGCGTTCTGGGACGCCGGCCGAGGCCAGTACGCGGTCATCTACTCGTCCGTGAACGACAGCGGCCACAACGTCATCATGGTCAACTACACCAGCGACTTCGTCACAGCCTCCGACCCGCAGGTGTTCTTCGACCCCGGCTACGACGTCATCGACGGCGACATGGCGGTCGGCGTGAACGGTTACAACTACCTCTACTTCAAGAAGAACCAGACGCTGGTGAGCGCCAGGTCCACCTCCCTGGACCCGGGCAGCTTCACCGAATACAGCGCCGGGGTGGCGCACGGCGGCACCGAGGCCCCGACGCTGGTCAAATCCCTCACGTCCGGCAACTGGTGGCTGTGGGGCGACACCTACACGCCCAACGGTGTCTTCTACGCGTGGCAGTCGAGCAGCCTGGCCTCCGGCACCTGGACCGCGCTGGACCAGAAGACCTACACGCAGCCGGTCAACTCCAAGCACTGCGGCATCACGACGATCACCACGACCGAGTACGACAACCTGCTCGCCAAGTGGGGCTCACCGGCTTGGAACCGGCTCAAGTCCTACAACTACCCGGCCCGTTACATCCGCCACTCCAACTACGTGGGCCGGATCGACGTGTACCCGATCGAACCGTACAAGGACTCCCTGTGGACCCTGGTCCCCGGGCTCGCCGACAGCTCCGGGGTCTCCTTCCGGTCGGTCAACTACCCGACCCGCTATCTGCGGCACTACAACTACGCGCTCCAGCTGGACGCGAACGACGGCACCTCGACGTTCGCCGCGGACGCGACCTTCTACCGCACGGCGGGCCTGGCGGACGCGAGCTGGGCGTCCTTCCGCTCGTACAACAACCCCACCAGCTACATCCGCCACTCGGACTACGTCCTGCGCATCGACCCCATCTCCACGACCACGGACCGGCAGGACGCGACCTTCCGGGTCGGGTACTGA
- a CDS encoding dienelactone hydrolase family protein, translating into MTAVRGIPVDIPTQDGSADAYLAHPDGTGPFPAVLLYMDAFGLRPHLKEMADRLASAGYTVLVPNVFYRHGRAPVIDLPDFVDPAARPELFQQIGPIIQSLTPEAAMRDANAYLHWLAECPMTRGGPVGVTGYCMGAGLALRTAGSYPDRVAAAAGFHGANLASTAPDSPHLLADRITAELYFGHADQDRALPPEQIERLNKALAEAGVRHRCEVYAGAHHGFTQADTAAYDQETAERHWAALLDLLSRTL; encoded by the coding sequence ATGACCGCTGTGCGTGGAATACCGGTGGATATTCCCACGCAGGACGGCAGTGCGGACGCCTACCTGGCGCATCCGGACGGCACCGGCCCGTTCCCCGCTGTCCTGCTCTACATGGACGCCTTCGGGCTGCGCCCGCACCTGAAGGAGATGGCCGACCGTCTGGCCTCGGCCGGGTACACCGTCTTGGTACCCAACGTCTTCTACCGCCACGGACGGGCGCCGGTGATCGACCTGCCCGACTTCGTCGATCCGGCCGCACGCCCGGAGCTCTTCCAGCAGATCGGACCGATCATCCAGTCCCTGACGCCGGAGGCGGCTATGCGGGACGCCAACGCCTACCTGCACTGGCTGGCCGAATGCCCGATGACCAGGGGCGGGCCGGTCGGCGTCACCGGCTACTGCATGGGCGCCGGCCTGGCGTTGCGCACGGCCGGCAGCTACCCGGACCGAGTGGCCGCCGCAGCCGGCTTCCACGGCGCGAACCTCGCCTCCACCGCGCCGGACAGCCCGCACCTGCTCGCCGACCGCATCACCGCGGAGCTGTACTTCGGCCATGCCGACCAGGACCGCGCACTGCCGCCCGAGCAGATCGAGCGCCTGAACAAGGCCCTGGCCGAGGCGGGCGTACGCCACCGCTGCGAGGTGTACGCGGGGGCGCATCACGGATTCACGCAGGCCGATACCGCCGCCTACGACCAGGAAACCGCGGAACGCCACTGGGCGGCACTGCTGGACCTTCTCTCGCGCACACTCTGA
- a CDS encoding HupE/UreJ family protein — protein MRRLLPARPSAARLLPTFLLAALILVGGLVSPAGAHPMSTSAVLLDVRDDRVEGEVQLPVDRLAVSVDRDLTRETVLGAERAFLKRYTAEHITAVGEDDRPWTVRLGTGSVRTIDEVAHLVYPLELRPPGGRVTTFDLAYDVIVEELLTHKVIATVRYDFDRGILKTDDAETVGVFDFDTKSLKVPAGEGSWIRGFATTAGLGIEHVGEGADHLLFLLMLLIPAPLVAAEGRWRSAPSSRRSIVRVVHVVTAFAIGHSLTLVLAATGVINLLTRPVETLIAFSIAVSAVHALRPLVARGEILIAAGFGLVHGLAFASLIGDLGLDRGSLVTTLLGFNLGIELTQLLVIALMMPSLIVLARTAFYPAFRIGVALLGLLFSVSWMLERATLTSTDPFEGIQTWLVDHPLLVAVTVAALAVVARRTAPQTPSDGDGTLRSGAH, from the coding sequence GTGCGCCGTCTCCTGCCCGCACGTCCGTCGGCAGCTCGTCTGCTGCCGACGTTCCTGCTCGCGGCCCTCATACTGGTCGGCGGCCTCGTGTCGCCGGCCGGCGCCCATCCGATGAGCACCTCGGCCGTCCTCCTCGATGTCCGCGACGACCGGGTCGAGGGGGAGGTGCAGCTGCCCGTCGACCGCTTGGCCGTCTCCGTGGACCGGGACCTCACCCGGGAGACCGTGCTCGGTGCCGAGCGGGCGTTCCTCAAGCGGTACACAGCCGAGCACATCACGGCCGTCGGCGAAGACGACCGGCCCTGGACCGTCAGGCTCGGCACCGGTTCAGTCCGCACGATCGACGAGGTGGCGCACCTCGTCTATCCCCTCGAACTCCGCCCGCCCGGCGGCCGGGTCACCACCTTCGACCTGGCCTACGACGTCATCGTCGAGGAACTGCTCACCCACAAGGTCATCGCCACCGTCCGCTACGACTTCGACCGCGGCATTCTCAAGACCGACGACGCCGAGACCGTCGGAGTCTTCGACTTCGACACCAAGAGCCTGAAGGTCCCCGCAGGCGAAGGCTCTTGGATCCGAGGCTTCGCCACCACCGCCGGCCTGGGTATCGAGCACGTCGGCGAGGGCGCAGATCACCTGCTGTTCCTCCTCATGCTGCTCATCCCGGCCCCGCTGGTGGCCGCAGAGGGCCGATGGCGCTCGGCCCCTTCATCGCGTCGCAGTATCGTCCGGGTCGTCCACGTCGTCACCGCGTTCGCCATCGGCCACTCGCTCACCCTGGTCCTGGCGGCCACCGGGGTGATCAACCTGCTGACCCGCCCGGTCGAGACCCTGATCGCCTTCTCGATCGCCGTGTCCGCTGTGCACGCTCTACGCCCCCTGGTGGCCCGCGGAGAGATCCTCATCGCCGCCGGTTTCGGTCTCGTCCACGGCCTGGCGTTCGCCTCCCTCATCGGCGACCTCGGCCTCGACCGCGGCTCGCTCGTGACCACCTTGCTGGGCTTCAACCTGGGCATCGAACTGACCCAACTGCTCGTCATCGCCCTGATGATGCCCTCCCTGATCGTCCTGGCCCGCACCGCCTTCTACCCTGCCTTCCGCATCGGGGTTGCCCTCCTCGGCCTGCTGTTCTCCGTCTCCTGGATGCTCGAGCGCGCCACCCTCACATCGACCGACCCCTTCGAGGGCATCCAGACGTGGCTGGTCGACCACCCGCTGCTCGTCGCCGTGACGGTCGCGGCGCTGGCCGTCGTCGCCCGGCGCACTGCGCCACAGACGCCGTCCGACGGCGACGGAACGCTTCGATCCGGAGCCCACTGA
- a CDS encoding ricin-type beta-trefoil lectin domain protein — translation MPYSSARGWARRVTARVLALALALAGLTALADHDSSAPLSAEPTAVSTSQIDVTPPPMGWASWNSFASSIDHTVIKQQADALVSSGMADAGYKYVNLDDGWWQGDRNADGSIAVDENLWPGGMKAIADYIHSKGLKAGIYTDAGKNGCGYYYPTTRPAAPNTGMEGHYQQDLETFQRWGFDYVKIDWCGGRVEGLDQETTYKAITAANEAATAITGHKLVLSFCEWGTGLPWNWATGYGDLWRTSTDVIFWGQTPTTGMMLANFDKGLHPAAQHTGYYNDPDMLMVGMSGLSDAQNRLHMGLWAISGAPLLAGNNVATMSTATRDILTNSEVIAIDQDPRGLQGVKVAEDTRNLQVYGKVLSGTGKRAVLLLNRTGSAANITVRWTDLGLTTASATVRNVWTGTNAGSHATSYSTTVPANYAVLLTVSGTEASGSTYEDTTTATTPTFSAVTTGAAGTKLVDITYANGGSTARKATIKVNGQYSYVVAFPPTGSATTYRTVSVLAHLAKGTNTVRFATVSGSTAPNIDAIRVQGIPGTNGVAFVGAASNRCAGLEKNTIANASQAILWDCFGGRNETFTQTSRGELVVYGNKCLDADNNGTTDGTKVIIWDCNNGTNQKWTVNANGTVTNNLSGLCLDASEAATANGTKLILWTCNGQTNQQWTLN, via the coding sequence ATGCCGTACAGCTCCGCACGTGGCTGGGCCAGACGCGTCACCGCGCGCGTCCTCGCCCTCGCACTCGCCCTGGCCGGCCTGACGGCCCTGGCCGACCACGATTCGTCGGCACCGCTGTCCGCCGAGCCGACCGCCGTCAGCACCAGCCAGATCGATGTCACTCCGCCGCCGATGGGCTGGGCGTCCTGGAACAGCTTCGCCAGCAGCATCGACCACACCGTCATCAAGCAGCAGGCCGACGCCCTGGTCTCCTCCGGCATGGCGGACGCCGGCTACAAGTACGTCAACCTCGACGACGGCTGGTGGCAGGGCGACCGCAACGCCGACGGCTCCATCGCCGTCGACGAGAACCTGTGGCCCGGCGGCATGAAGGCCATCGCCGACTACATCCACAGCAAGGGCCTCAAGGCCGGCATCTACACCGACGCCGGCAAGAACGGCTGCGGCTACTACTACCCCACCACCCGCCCCGCCGCCCCCAACACCGGCATGGAGGGCCACTACCAGCAGGACCTGGAGACCTTCCAGCGCTGGGGCTTCGACTACGTCAAGATCGACTGGTGCGGCGGCCGCGTGGAGGGCCTGGACCAGGAGACGACCTACAAGGCCATCACCGCCGCCAACGAGGCCGCGACCGCCATCACCGGGCACAAGCTCGTCCTGTCCTTCTGCGAGTGGGGCACCGGACTGCCCTGGAACTGGGCCACCGGATACGGCGACCTGTGGCGCACCAGCACCGATGTCATCTTCTGGGGCCAGACCCCGACCACCGGCATGATGCTCGCCAACTTCGACAAGGGGCTGCACCCGGCCGCCCAGCACACCGGGTACTACAACGACCCCGACATGCTGATGGTCGGGATGAGCGGCCTGAGTGACGCTCAGAACCGGCTGCACATGGGCCTGTGGGCCATCTCCGGCGCCCCGCTGCTGGCCGGCAACAACGTGGCCACGATGAGCACCGCCACCCGCGACATCCTCACCAACTCCGAGGTCATCGCCATCGACCAGGACCCACGCGGGCTACAGGGCGTCAAGGTCGCCGAGGACACCCGGAACCTGCAGGTGTACGGCAAGGTGCTCTCAGGCACCGGTAAGCGCGCGGTGCTCCTGCTCAACCGCACCGGCTCCGCCGCGAACATCACCGTCCGCTGGACCGACCTCGGCCTGACCACCGCCTCCGCCACCGTCCGCAACGTGTGGACCGGCACCAACGCCGGCTCCCACGCCACGAGTTACTCCACCACCGTCCCGGCGAACTACGCCGTCCTGCTCACCGTCTCCGGCACCGAGGCGTCCGGGTCGACCTACGAGGACACCACCACGGCGACCACACCCACGTTCAGTGCCGTCACGACCGGCGCGGCGGGCACCAAGCTGGTGGACATCACCTACGCCAACGGTGGCAGCACGGCCCGTAAGGCGACCATCAAGGTCAACGGCCAGTACAGCTACGTCGTCGCCTTCCCGCCGACCGGCTCAGCCACGACCTATCGCACGGTGTCCGTACTGGCGCACCTGGCCAAGGGCACCAACACCGTGCGCTTCGCGACGGTCTCCGGCAGCACCGCGCCCAACATCGACGCGATCCGTGTCCAGGGCATCCCCGGCACCAACGGCGTGGCCTTCGTCGGCGCCGCCTCGAACCGCTGCGCCGGCCTGGAGAAGAACACCATCGCCAACGCCTCTCAGGCCATCCTGTGGGACTGCTTCGGCGGGCGGAACGAGACCTTCACGCAGACCTCACGGGGCGAGCTCGTCGTCTACGGCAACAAGTGCCTGGACGCCGACAACAACGGCACCACCGACGGCACCAAGGTCATCATCTGGGACTGCAACAACGGCACCAACCAGAAGTGGACCGTCAACGCCAACGGAACCGTCACCAACAACCTCTCCGGCCTCTGCCTGGACGCCTCCGAAGCGGCAACCGCCAACGGCACCAAGCTGATCCTGTGGACCTGCAACGGCCAGACGAACCAGCAGTGGACCCTCAACTGA
- a CDS encoding DUF3500 domain-containing protein — MAAGVVLVGGGFVAANAATTTGAAKKAGVHYPVDKKANGVAAVVSAANAFLNTLDSDQQAATVLDYSQANATAWSNLPCGSSCRVGIQTGSLSDEQLAALKNVLKVALGTGKGTGYEHVLETLLADDQLASAESSGSGPAAPSGGTSSAPSASADPSASADPSATATDAPTGTPPSGDPGGGAGGGAGYGSDIYLMAFLGTPSVDGTWQLQFGGHHLAVNVTYKDGKVAGASPFFTGVEPTSWTADDGTTYEPMAKFRNGMLALTGSLSTEQLAKAKLSESFNDVLLGPGEDGQFPETKEGIKASELSPKQQKLVLEAIHPWVAGVDDVTAKRLMKTYARELNETYIGYSGGTGLDTQGDYVRIDGPSVWIEFVCQNGFVYQDKVHYHTVYRDHTRDYGSGFSFS; from the coding sequence GTGGCCGCCGGTGTGGTCCTCGTCGGGGGCGGATTCGTGGCGGCCAACGCCGCGACAACCACGGGCGCCGCGAAGAAGGCCGGTGTCCACTACCCGGTCGACAAGAAGGCCAACGGCGTCGCGGCCGTGGTCAGCGCCGCCAACGCGTTCCTGAACACGCTGGACTCCGACCAGCAGGCGGCGACGGTCCTGGACTACTCCCAGGCGAACGCGACCGCGTGGTCGAACCTGCCGTGCGGGTCGTCCTGCCGGGTCGGCATCCAGACGGGCTCGCTGAGCGACGAGCAGCTGGCCGCCCTGAAGAACGTGCTGAAGGTAGCCCTGGGGACCGGCAAGGGCACCGGCTACGAGCACGTCCTTGAGACCCTCCTGGCCGACGACCAGCTGGCCTCGGCGGAGAGCTCCGGCTCCGGGCCCGCCGCGCCGTCGGGCGGCACGTCGAGCGCCCCCTCGGCCTCGGCCGACCCCTCCGCTTCGGCGGACCCGAGCGCCACGGCCACCGACGCCCCCACGGGCACCCCACCGTCCGGCGACCCCGGCGGTGGCGCAGGCGGCGGCGCCGGGTACGGCAGTGACATCTACCTCATGGCGTTCCTGGGCACCCCGTCGGTCGACGGCACCTGGCAACTGCAGTTCGGCGGCCACCACCTCGCCGTGAACGTCACCTACAAGGACGGCAAGGTGGCCGGCGCCAGCCCGTTCTTCACCGGCGTCGAGCCCACCAGCTGGACCGCGGACGACGGCACCACGTACGAGCCGATGGCGAAGTTCCGCAACGGCATGCTCGCCCTGACCGGCAGCCTGAGCACGGAGCAACTGGCCAAGGCCAAGCTGTCCGAGTCCTTCAACGATGTGCTGCTCGGCCCGGGCGAGGACGGTCAGTTCCCGGAGACCAAGGAGGGCATCAAGGCCAGCGAGCTGTCACCCAAGCAGCAGAAGCTGGTCCTGGAGGCGATCCACCCCTGGGTCGCGGGCGTGGACGACGTCACCGCGAAGCGGCTCATGAAGACGTACGCGCGTGAGCTGAACGAGACCTACATCGGCTACTCCGGCGGCACGGGCCTGGATACCCAGGGTGACTACGTCCGCATCGACGGCCCCAGCGTGTGGATCGAGTTCGTCTGCCAGAACGGCTTCGTCTACCAGGACAAGGTCCACTACCACACCGTCTACCGGGACCACACCCGCGACTACGGCAGCGGGTTCTCCTTCTCATGA
- a CDS encoding NAD(P)/FAD-dependent oxidoreductase — protein sequence MRIVIVGGGLAGMTLAHYLNRHGLDVAVYERDTSIGAREAGYRIHINSTGTSALYAALEPELWELFLATSGMPNDDMLLFDEQLNPRPGRDKSATEGIGVPTDIPEHLVVCRSTLRRILHLGLEKAVHFGAKATEYRSNPDNTVTVLLDTGETVEADVLIAADGINSALRAQRLPQVKVADLAARHIAAKVPITEETKAKLPTQLFNTFSLAYDSDYTGLTLGPLERSNPDSPLVKEQDQDFQDEATKNYALSIFNSRVELMRPDAELFAATPEQLKAYALERVASWHPALVETVRLWDVTTVQPLTLRSCVPVTAWEPSNVTVMGDSIHAMSPALGIGANTALRDAHVLGGELLVVARGDKALLDGIGAYEEAMRGYGYQALRMSAAVGEKVIGHLPLPE from the coding sequence ATGCGTATTGTCATCGTCGGCGGCGGGCTTGCCGGGATGACGCTGGCCCACTACCTGAACCGGCACGGCCTGGACGTGGCCGTCTACGAGCGCGACACGAGCATTGGCGCCCGCGAGGCCGGCTACCGGATCCACATCAACTCCACCGGCACCTCCGCCCTCTACGCGGCCCTGGAGCCGGAGCTGTGGGAGCTGTTCCTGGCGACCTCCGGCATGCCCAACGACGACATGCTGCTGTTCGACGAGCAGCTCAACCCCCGCCCGGGCCGGGACAAGTCCGCCACCGAAGGCATCGGCGTGCCCACCGACATCCCGGAGCACCTGGTGGTGTGCCGCTCGACACTGCGTCGGATCCTCCACCTCGGCCTGGAAAAGGCCGTCCACTTCGGCGCCAAGGCCACCGAGTATCGCTCCAACCCGGACAACACCGTCACCGTGCTCCTCGACACCGGGGAAACGGTCGAGGCCGACGTGCTGATCGCCGCGGACGGCATCAACTCCGCCCTGCGGGCCCAGAGGCTGCCGCAGGTGAAGGTCGCCGACCTTGCCGCGCGCCATATAGCCGCGAAGGTCCCGATCACCGAGGAGACGAAGGCCAAGCTGCCGACGCAGCTGTTCAACACCTTCTCGCTGGCCTACGACTCCGACTACACCGGGCTCACCCTGGGCCCGCTGGAGCGCAGCAATCCCGACTCGCCGCTGGTCAAGGAACAGGACCAGGACTTCCAGGACGAAGCCACCAAGAACTACGCGCTGAGCATCTTCAACTCCCGCGTCGAACTCATGAGGCCCGACGCCGAGTTGTTCGCCGCCACGCCTGAGCAGCTGAAGGCATACGCGCTGGAGCGCGTGGCCTCCTGGCATCCCGCCCTGGTGGAGACCGTCCGGCTGTGGGACGTCACCACGGTGCAGCCACTGACCCTGCGCAGCTGCGTGCCGGTGACCGCTTGGGAGCCCTCGAACGTGACCGTCATGGGCGACTCCATCCACGCCATGAGCCCGGCGCTGGGCATCGGCGCCAACACCGCGCTGCGCGACGCGCACGTCCTCGGCGGTGAACTGCTCGTCGTCGCGCGGGGCGACAAGGCGCTCCTGGACGGCATCGGCGCCTACGAAGAAGCCATGCGCGGCTACGGCTACCAGGCTCTCCGGATGTCCGCGGCCGTTGGCGAGAAGGTGATCGGTCACCTCCCGCTGCCCGAGTAG
- a CDS encoding response regulator transcription factor: MPNRVLIADDDRAVRESLARALKLQGYEVVTAADGVETLTRARRESFDALVIDVMMPYVDGVAVCRVLRADGDVTPVLMLTARGATSDRVAGLDAGADDYLPKPFQVPELLARLRALQRRAALPLRAQGDKPASLRIASLHMDPDARRAWWAEKELQLLKTEFDLLELMVRNEGIVLAHSTISHRIWGYHCGTHTNNLACYISYLRRKLADVGAPDLIHTVRAVGYGVRRP; encoded by the coding sequence GTGCCGAACCGTGTCCTCATCGCCGATGACGATCGTGCTGTCCGCGAGTCCCTCGCACGGGCACTGAAGCTGCAGGGATATGAGGTCGTCACCGCCGCTGACGGGGTGGAGACGCTGACCCGAGCCCGTCGGGAGTCGTTCGACGCCCTGGTGATCGACGTGATGATGCCGTACGTCGACGGCGTGGCGGTGTGCCGAGTGTTGCGCGCCGACGGTGATGTGACCCCGGTGTTGATGCTCACCGCGCGCGGCGCCACGTCGGACCGGGTTGCCGGGCTGGACGCGGGCGCCGACGACTATCTGCCCAAACCCTTCCAGGTCCCCGAACTGCTCGCTCGCCTGCGTGCGCTGCAACGCCGGGCCGCGCTTCCACTGCGTGCTCAGGGGGACAAACCGGCCAGCCTGCGCATCGCCTCCCTGCACATGGACCCGGACGCCCGCCGGGCCTGGTGGGCGGAGAAGGAACTGCAGCTGTTGAAGACCGAGTTCGACCTGCTGGAGCTGATGGTGCGCAACGAGGGGATCGTGCTGGCCCATTCGACGATCTCGCACCGAATATGGGGCTACCACTGCGGGACGCACACGAACAATCTGGCGTGCTACATCAGCTATCTGCGGCGCAAGCTCGCCGACGTCGGCGCGCCCGACCTGATCCACACGGTGCGTGCCGTGGGTTACGGAGTGCGGCGGCCATGA